The Caldilineales bacterium region TCTTCAACTGAACCGCATGGATGCTGCGCAGGGCGGCGGCAGGCTCGCGCCTGCCAACACCTATCTCCCCGCCCGGCGATCTTCACAGGTATTCCCCTGGCGGCTGCATCGCCTGCTGCAATTCGCTCACAAAAACGGGCAGATGGATGCCATAAACGGCGGTAACGTCGGCCAGAGTCTCGAAGGGCGACATGGTGCAGCCCACGCAGGCCATATGGCGGCGCAAGAACACGGGGATGGCCTGAGGCCAGCGCGCCAGCAAGTCGGCCACGGTCAACTCAGTCAGAGAAGGGTTCGTCATCGTGGTCTCCATTTCTCTGCCAGTATAGCCGGCGCGGCGGCTTCCTTCTTTGCGCTGGCGCAAACAGCCGGGGCAGCGGGCTAGGGGTGCGGGAGTGGGGGCGGGGGCAGGTCCTCGGCGATGGCCACCAGGCCGTGGGGGAAGCGGATGAGGATGCGCTGGCGGCCTGACTCGATCAGCCCCTGCCGCTCCCAGCCGCTGAGGATGCGGCTGACGGTGAAGAGGGTGGCGCCGGTCATCTCGGCCAAATCCTCGCGCGAGAGGGGGAAGTCGATCAGCACGCCCCCTTCCACCCGGCGTCCAGCCTGGCGAACCAGGCGCAGCAGCGCTCGCGCCACCCGCCGCTCCACCCGCTCTGTGGCCAGCTCGCGGTAGCTGTCCTGCAAGGTTTGCAGCTGGCCGGCCAGCAGTTGCAGCGCGTTGAGGGCCAGCCGCGGGAACTGCTCCATCAGCCCGGTCAGCGTGCGCTCTTCCCACCCCAGCGCCGTGCAGTCCTCCACCGCCCGCGCCGAGGCGGGATAAGTCGCCCCCGCCAGCAAGGCCACGCCACCGCAAATCTCGCCGGGGGTGACGAGCCGCAGCAGCACCTGTTGACCTTCGGGCGTGACTTGCAGGATGCGCATGCGGCCCGTTTGCAGCAGGTAGAGGGTCGCAGCCGGGTCGCCCTGCTCGAAGAGAAAGCTGTCGCGCGGGAGCTTGCGCGTCCGCGCCGCCCGCAGCACCTCGTGGATTTGCGCCGCGCTCAAGCCGCGGAAAAGGGGGCTCTGCTGCAGTTCCTCTGCAAAGGTCGTCGCCAGTCGTGAGCTATCTGCCATGCCTGTCATCGTCCATCGATCTCGCCCGGAGCACAGGCAAGGGTGATGGGGTGTTGTACAACGGAATGCGCCGTTTGGCAAGTCGACCTCACGGCTCTCCGGCCCGAAACTAGACCACGATGCAACTCACAGTCTATGGAGTTTGGCAGATCGCATATTCATAGCTATACTACCCAGTATAGAACTTTGTCCACGACGCCTCGTGACTCGATTCTGAGCACGGGCCGCCTCAACGCCGAAAAGGAGCGCCATCCGGCCGTGCCAAAAGCCAGCCGCCAAGCTATCACAGCCGATAGCATCCTGATGCCGGTGCCGGTCAACGAAAACACCGAACGCATCTTCGCGCAAGCCTGGGCGATGTTTCAGCAGTACGGCTTTCGCGGCACATCCCTCGACGAGCTCTGCCACCGCTGCGACCTGACCAAGCCCACGCTGTATCACTACTTTGGCAACAAGGAGATGCTCTACGTTCACGTCATGCTGCGCCAACTGCAAGGCTATCGCGCCGTCTTGGAGGCCGCTCATCCTTTGCGGCGCCGGCTGGCTGACCTGGCAGAGGCCATCCTGGGCGCGTTCGATACCGATATCAACAGCATGATGCGGGACATGGAGCATGTCGAAGATGCCAGGTTGCACGAGGTAATGGCGCAAGCCTTCCGCCGCGAGCTGTTCGAGCCGTTGGCGCGGGCCCTCGGCCAGGACATGCCGGCGGCGACGCAGTCCGGCGGTCAGGCCGAATTCTACGCCTGGGTCTTTCTCGGTCTGGTCAACACCTTCGTGGGCCGCCGCACGCGCAACCGATCCCGCCAGTTCACCGCTGATCCCCACCTGTTGGCCCCGCAGTTGGTGGATTTCTTTTACCACGGGGCGCACGAACTCACACAAGGAAAGGAGTAGTGAATGTCTGAAGCGATTTCCCCGGCCGCACCCGCGGTCAACCGTCCCACCCGGCGCCAATGGCTGACCCTGCTGGTGCTCAGCCTGGGCCTGGCCATTGTTATCATCGACGGCACGATCGTCAATGTCGCTATCCCGTCTATCCGCGCCGAGTTCAACGCCACCCTACAGCAGTTGGAATGGGTCAATTCGATCTATGCCCTGGTCTACGCGGCGTTGATCGTCACCTGGGGGCGCATCGGCGATCAAATTGGTCGCAAGCTCATCTTCATCATCGGCGTGGCGGCTTTCGTCGCCGGTTCGCTCATGGCGGGGGCTGCGCCCAGCATTGGCTTCCTGATCCTGGCGCGCGTGGTGCAGGGATTGGGCGCCGCCATGACCAGCCCTTCGACCCTGTCCATCGTATCGGCCACGTTCACCGGGCGGGCGCGCGGGATTGCTTTTGGCGTCTGGGGCGCGGTGGCCGGGGCCTCGGCGGCCCTGGGGCCGCTGCTGGGCGGCTGGTTGACCACCAATGCCACCTGGCGCTGGGCCTTCTACATCAATCTG contains the following coding sequences:
- a CDS encoding DUF1858 domain-containing protein, coding for MTNPSLTELTVADLLARWPQAIPVFLRRHMACVGCTMSPFETLADVTAVYGIHLPVFVSELQQAMQPPGEYL
- a CDS encoding Crp/Fnr family transcriptional regulator, which produces MADSSRLATTFAEELQQSPLFRGLSAAQIHEVLRAARTRKLPRDSFLFEQGDPAATLYLLQTGRMRILQVTPEGQQVLLRLVTPGEICGGVALLAGATYPASARAVEDCTALGWEERTLTGLMEQFPRLALNALQLLAGQLQTLQDSYRELATERVERRVARALLRLVRQAGRRVEGGVLIDFPLSREDLAEMTGATLFTVSRILSGWERQGLIESGRQRILIRFPHGLVAIAEDLPPPPLPHP
- a CDS encoding TetR/AcrR family transcriptional regulator — protein: MSTTPRDSILSTGRLNAEKERHPAVPKASRQAITADSILMPVPVNENTERIFAQAWAMFQQYGFRGTSLDELCHRCDLTKPTLYHYFGNKEMLYVHVMLRQLQGYRAVLEAAHPLRRRLADLAEAILGAFDTDINSMMRDMEHVEDARLHEVMAQAFRRELFEPLARALGQDMPAATQSGGQAEFYAWVFLGLVNTFVGRRTRNRSRQFTADPHLLAPQLVDFFYHGAHELTQGKE